One Hevea brasiliensis isolate MT/VB/25A 57/8 chromosome 5, ASM3005281v1, whole genome shotgun sequence genomic region harbors:
- the LOC110644084 gene encoding vacuolar cation/proton exchanger 3, giving the protein MASSQEPRLLEHGNLKGLSKEMRHGRTAHNMSSSSLRKKSDLTLVSKLRCGLLRNLLTNLQEVILGTKLSVLFPAIPLAILAECYGFGRPWVFALSLLALTPLAERVSFLTEQIAYYTGPTVGGLLNATCGNATELIIAILALSQRKIEVVKYSLLGSILSNLLLVLGTSLFCGGIAHLRPEQKYDRKQADVNILLLLLALLCHMLPLLFRVSSASAALTAIPTLHLSRASSFVMLLGYVAYIIFQLVTHRQLFEASEESADGDDNDVISEEAPVIGFWSGIVWLVGMTAVIALLSEFVVGTIEGASDSWGLSVSFISIILLPIVGNAAEHAGAVIFAFKNKLDISLGVALGSATQISMFVVPLCVVVAWIMGIEMDLNFNLLETGTLALAIIATAFTLQDGTSHYLKGLALLLCYFVIGACFFVSKAPLHQGNVTNFGVKTAPGVVLTA; this is encoded by the exons ATGGCTTCGTCCCAGGAACCGCGGCTTCTTGAGCATGGCAACCTTAAAGGTTTAAGCAAGGAGATGCGACACGGCCGCACTGCTCACAACATGTCGTCCTCTTCTCTGCGCAAAAAATCCGACCTCACTCTCGTTTCCAAGCTTCGATGTGGATTGCTTAGAAACTTGTTAACTAATCTTCAAGAAGTTATTTTAGGGACAAAACTTTCAGTTCTTTTTCCCGCCATCCCACTTGCTATTCTCGCTGAGTGTTATGGCTTTGGAAGA CCATGGGTTTTCGCTCTGAGCTTACTGGCTCTTACTCCTCTCGCCGAACGAGTCAGCTTTTTGACAGA GCAAATTGCTTACTACACTGGTCCAACAG TGGGAGGGCTCCTGAATGCAACATGTGGCAATGCTACAGAACTCATAATAGCTATCCTCGCACTGAGCCAACGCAAGATTGAGGTGGTGAAATATTCTCTCTTGGGTTCCATTCTATCCAATCTGCTTCTTGTTCTTGGGACTTCTCTATTCTGTGGTGGGATTGCACATCTTAGACCAGAGCAAAAATATGATAGA AAACAAGCTGATGTAAACATACTGCTTCTTCTGCTGGCATTGTTGTGCCACATGCTGCCATTGTTGTTCAGAGTTTCCAGTGCCTCCGCTGCTCTCACCGCCATCCCAACACTCCACTTGTCAAGAGCAAGTAGCTTCGTAATGCTTCTAGGATACGTTGCATACATTATCTTCCAATTAGTGACACACAGACAATTGTTTGAAGCATCAGAG GAATCAGCCGATGGTGATGATAATGATGTGATCTCAGAAGAAGCGCCAGTTATAGGATTCTGGAGTGGAATTGTTTGGCTGGTTGGGATGACTGCTGTCATAGCTTTGTTATCAGAATTTGTTGTGGGAACAATTGAG GGTGCTTCTGATTCTTGGGGCCTTTCAGTCAGCTTCATTAGCATTATCTTGCTACCAATTGTTGGAAATGCAGCAGAACATGCTGGTGCAGTCATATTTGCTTTTAAAAACAAGTTG GATATATCGTTAGGTGTTGCTTTGGGTTCCGCAACTCAAATTTCTATGTTTGTG GTTCCACTGTGCGTGGTTGTTGCTTGGATAATGGGTATTGAGATGGATCTTAATTTCAATCTCCTTGAGACTGGCACTCTTGCTCTAGCAATCATCGCTACAGCATTCACTTTACAG GATGGTACTTCTCATTACTTGAAAGGATTGGCTTTGCTGCTTTGCTACTTTGTCATTGGAGCATGCTTTTTCGTATCCAAAGCACCCCTTC ATCAAGGAAATGTCACCAATTTTGGAGTCAAGACAGCACCTGGAGTAGTCCTCACAGCTTAG
- the LOC110644083 gene encoding E3 ubiquitin-protein ligase AIRP2 isoform X1 — translation MRKSFKDSLKALEADIQSANTLASDYRREYNGACLQMRLSYSPAAQFFLFLVQWTDCHLAGALGLLRILIYKAYEDGKTTISIHERKASIREFYGVIFPSLLQLHRGINDVEERKQKEICANYRKEEKMDRGKLSEIDLEREEECGICMEMNTKVVLPKCGHSMCMKCYRNWRARSQSCPFCRDSLKRVKSGDLWICISKNEIVDLSTITGENLKRLFMYIDRLPLIAPDQIYASYGPQYR, via the exons ATGCGGAAATCGTTTAAGGATTCTCTTAAGGCTCTTGAAGCTGATATCCAGTCTGCCAATACTCT GGCTTCCGATTATCGTAGGGAATATAATGGTGCCTGCCTCCAGATGAGATTATCCTACAGTCCTGCTGCTCAGTTTTTTCTCTTTCTTGTTCAGTGGACTGATTGTCACCTTGCCGGTGCCTTGGGGCTGCTTAGAATTCTCATTTACAAG GCTTATGAGGATGGAAAGACAACCATTTCTATTCATGAAAGAAAAGCTAGTATAAGAGAGTTCTATG GTGTTATATTTCCCTCTTTATTGCAACTTCATAGAGGAATCAATGATGTAGAAGAGAGGAAACAGAAAGAGATTTGTGCCAATTACCGGAAGGAAGAAAAGATGGACCGAGGAAAGCTCTCTGAAATTGATCTGGAGAGAGAAGAAGAATGTGGAATTTGCATGGAGATGAACACCAAGGTTGTGTTGCCCAAATGCGGTCATTCAATGTGTATGAAGTGCTATCGAAATTG GCGTGCACGGTCACAGTCTTGTCCTTTCTGCCGGGACAGTCTTAAGAGAGTTAAATCGGGTGACCTCTGGATCTGTATCAGCAAAAATGAGATTGTTGACTTGTCAACAATTACTGGGGAAAATTTGAAGAGATTGTTTATGTACATTGACAGGTTGCCTCTCATTGCTCCAGACCAAATATATGCCTCCTATGGTCCCCAATATCGGTGA
- the LOC110644083 gene encoding E3 ubiquitin-protein ligase AIRP2 isoform X2, with the protein MWFVSWQSCERTASDYRREYNGACLQMRLSYSPAAQFFLFLVQWTDCHLAGALGLLRILIYKAYEDGKTTISIHERKASIREFYGVIFPSLLQLHRGINDVEERKQKEICANYRKEEKMDRGKLSEIDLEREEECGICMEMNTKVVLPKCGHSMCMKCYRNWRARSQSCPFCRDSLKRVKSGDLWICISKNEIVDLSTITGENLKRLFMYIDRLPLIAPDQIYASYGPQYR; encoded by the exons ATGTGGTTTGTCTCTTGGCAGTCCTGCGAAAGAAC GGCTTCCGATTATCGTAGGGAATATAATGGTGCCTGCCTCCAGATGAGATTATCCTACAGTCCTGCTGCTCAGTTTTTTCTCTTTCTTGTTCAGTGGACTGATTGTCACCTTGCCGGTGCCTTGGGGCTGCTTAGAATTCTCATTTACAAG GCTTATGAGGATGGAAAGACAACCATTTCTATTCATGAAAGAAAAGCTAGTATAAGAGAGTTCTATG GTGTTATATTTCCCTCTTTATTGCAACTTCATAGAGGAATCAATGATGTAGAAGAGAGGAAACAGAAAGAGATTTGTGCCAATTACCGGAAGGAAGAAAAGATGGACCGAGGAAAGCTCTCTGAAATTGATCTGGAGAGAGAAGAAGAATGTGGAATTTGCATGGAGATGAACACCAAGGTTGTGTTGCCCAAATGCGGTCATTCAATGTGTATGAAGTGCTATCGAAATTG GCGTGCACGGTCACAGTCTTGTCCTTTCTGCCGGGACAGTCTTAAGAGAGTTAAATCGGGTGACCTCTGGATCTGTATCAGCAAAAATGAGATTGTTGACTTGTCAACAATTACTGGGGAAAATTTGAAGAGATTGTTTATGTACATTGACAGGTTGCCTCTCATTGCTCCAGACCAAATATATGCCTCCTATGGTCCCCAATATCGGTGA
- the LOC110644085 gene encoding high mobility group B protein 1, whose translation MKTPKGKGAAKVTKEALKPADDRKVGKRKAAAVPDKISKQKAKKEKKAKKDPNKPKRPPSAFFVFLEEFRKTFKKENPNVTSVAAVGKAGGEKWKSMSPAEKAPYEAKAAKKKDEYGKLMNAYNKKQESTADDANAESDRSKSEVNDEDDEATGEEGEEEEEEEEDDDD comes from the exons ATGAAGACTCCCAAGGGTAAAGGGGCAGCAAAGGTCACAAAGGAAGCCTTGAAGCCTGCTGATGACAG AAAGGTTGGAAAGAGGAAGGCAGCAGCTGTTCCTGATAAAATTAGCAAACAAAAAGCTAAGAAGGAGAAAAAGGCGAAGAAAGACCCAAACAAACCAAAGAGGCCTCCTAGTGCTTTCTTTGTCTTCCT TGAGGAGTTTCGAAAGACTTTCAAGAAAGAGAATCCTAATGTGACATCTGTAGCTGCT GTTGGGAAAGCTGGAGGAGAGAAGTGGAAATCAATGTCTCCTGCT GAAAAAGCTCCGTATGAAGCCAAAGCTGCCAAAAAAAAGGATGAGTATGGAAAGCTTATGAATGCCTACAACAAGAAGCAG GAGAGCACAGCTGATGACGCTAATGCAGAGTCAGACAGGTCAAAGTCTGAAGTGAATGATGAAGATGATGAGGCTACTGGAGAG GAAggggaagaggaagaggaagaggaagaagatgatgatgattGA